A genomic segment from Acidobacteriota bacterium encodes:
- the queA gene encoding tRNA preQ1(34) S-adenosylmethionine ribosyltransferase-isomerase QueA encodes MTGGKLRTSDFDYDLPPEAIAGYPGERGESRLLVLGRTTGKRRFADLPKLLDPGDLLVVNDTRVIPARLRARRPTGGRVEILLVEREGPASWWCLLRPGRRLPPGAPLAIEGGPSATVDERADGRFRLTFEQPIEPLLAEIGETPLPPYIDRPVEPRDRERYQTIYAARPGAVAAPTAGLHFTPALLGALERRGVRRASLTLHVGPGTFRPVKTENPEAHVMESERFEIPEATAEAVAAARRSGRRVVAVGTTVVRSLETAASTDGLVAAGAGRTGLYIRPGYEFRVVDRLITNFHLPRSTLLMLVCAFAGRRRTLDAYRQAIGSGFRFYSYGDAMLVDRMR; translated from the coding sequence ATGACCGGCGGCAAGCTCCGGACCTCGGACTTCGACTACGACCTGCCGCCGGAAGCGATCGCCGGGTACCCCGGAGAACGCGGCGAGAGCCGACTGCTGGTGCTCGGCCGGACCACCGGGAAACGGCGCTTCGCCGACCTGCCGAAGCTGCTCGATCCCGGCGACCTGCTCGTCGTCAACGACACCCGGGTCATCCCGGCCCGGCTGCGGGCCCGCCGGCCGACCGGCGGCCGGGTGGAGATCCTGCTGGTGGAGCGGGAAGGGCCAGCCTCCTGGTGGTGCCTGCTCCGCCCCGGCCGCCGCTTGCCCCCGGGGGCGCCTCTGGCGATCGAGGGCGGCCCGTCGGCCACGGTCGACGAACGCGCGGACGGACGTTTCCGGCTGACATTCGAACAGCCGATCGAGCCGCTCCTTGCGGAGATCGGCGAGACACCCCTGCCCCCGTACATCGACCGGCCGGTCGAGCCGCGGGACCGGGAGCGCTACCAGACGATCTACGCCGCGCGGCCGGGCGCTGTCGCGGCGCCAACCGCCGGCCTCCACTTCACCCCGGCGCTCCTGGGAGCGCTCGAACGCCGCGGAGTCCGGCGGGCGAGCCTCACGCTGCACGTAGGCCCGGGCACCTTCCGACCGGTCAAGACGGAGAACCCGGAGGCGCACGTGATGGAGTCCGAGCGCTTCGAGATCCCGGAGGCCACCGCCGAAGCGGTCGCCGCCGCACGCCGAAGCGGGCGCCGGGTGGTGGCGGTGGGAACGACCGTCGTCCGATCGCTCGAGACCGCGGCGTCAACGGACGGACTGGTCGCCGCCGGCGCCGGCCGGACCGGGCTCTACATCCGTCCGGGCTACGAGTTCCGCGTCGTCGACCGGTTGATCACGAACTTCCACCTGCCCCGCTCCACCCTGCTCATGCTGGTCTGCGCCTTCGCCGGCCGCCGCCGCACCCTGGACGCGTACCGCCAGGCGATCGGGAGCGGCTTTCGCTTCTATTCGTACGGCGACGCGATGCTGGTCGACA